In Argopecten irradians isolate NY chromosome 11, Ai_NY, whole genome shotgun sequence, one DNA window encodes the following:
- the LOC138334286 gene encoding uncharacterized protein — MRSVVLILSLFLGLPYEIYPQKIQLPLFQKLKFHYPGQKHFGGSYTHSDVLHSIDVTRHLGFPKDTSAIRLSYALNKLGPPHSLGRAPIELSGRFGDSVVGKNGLQYIYHAIAFGPYLAEKYGDPNLSVLHQVNAADMKKKYWGKQGILQIITYSNNGGKPKGHIALWDCYHLYESNDWVEKNRLVTTAFWETPDSNCSSFVWSDSDRK, encoded by the exons ATGCGGTCAGTCGTCCTGATTCTCAGTCTATTTCTTGGTTTACCTTACGAAATCTACCCGCAGAAG ATACAGTTGCCGCTGTTCCAAAAGCTTAAGTTCCATTATCCTGGTCAGAAACACTTTGGAGGAAGCTATACTCATAGCGATGTCCTTCACTCAATCGACGTGacccgccatcttggattccCAAAAGATACCAGTGCTATTCGTTTGTCGTATGCTCTCAACAAACTAGGACCACCCCATTCCCTCGGTCGGGCACCTATTGAACTATCTGGACGATTTGGGGATAGCGTTGTCGGAAAGAATGGGTTACAGTATATTTACCATGCCATTGCATTTGGACCATACCTAGCCGAAAAGTATGGCGACCCTAACTTATCTGTGCTTCACCAGGTGAACGCGGCAGacatgaagaaaaaatactggGGAAAGCAAGGGATTCTCCAAATCATCACCTACTCTAATAACGGAGGAAAACCCAAAGGTCACATTGCATTGTGGGATTGCTATCACTTGTACGAGTCTAACGATTGGGTAGAAAAGAATCGCCTCGTTACAACTGCATTTTGGGAAACACCAG ATTCCAACTGCAGTTCCTTTGTCTGGTCTGATAGCGACCGGAAGTGA